The proteins below are encoded in one region of Parus major isolate Abel chromosome 7, Parus_major1.1, whole genome shotgun sequence:
- the HNRNPA3 gene encoding heterogeneous nuclear ribonucleoprotein A3 isoform X7, with amino-acid sequence MFPRSKRKAELEYPSKMAAIKEEREVEDYKRKGRRSSQQKYRRLNKGHEPKEPEQLRKLFIGGLSFETTDDSLREHFEKWGTLTDCVVMRDPQTKRSRGFGFVTYSCVEEVDAAMSARPHKVDGRVVEPKRAVSREDSVKPGAHLTVKKIFVGGIKEDTEEYNLREYFEKYGKIETIEVMEDRQSGKKRGFAFVTFDDHDTVDKIVVQKYHTINGHNCEVKKALSKQEMQTASSQRVKYFVGRGGGSGNFMGRGNFGGGGGNFGRGGNFGGRGGNYGGGPGYGSRGGYGGGGGPGYGNPGGGYGGGGGGYDGYNEGGNFGGGNYGGSGNYNDFGNYSGQQQSNYGPMKGGGSFGGRSSGSPYGGGYGSGSGSGGYGGRRF; translated from the exons AT GTTTCCTAGATCTAAAAGAAAGGCTGAGTTAGAGTACCCTTCCAAAATGGCTGCTATtaaggaagagagagaagtgGAAGACTACAAGAGGAAAGGAAGACGATCCTCACAG CAGAAATACCGTAGACTGAATAAG GGCCATGAGCCAAAGGAGCCAGAGCAGTTGAGAAAGCTGTTCATTGGAGGTCTGAGCTTTGAAACAACAGATGATAGCTTGAGAGAGCACTTTGAAAAATGGGGCACACTCACGGACTGTGTG GTGATGAGAGACCCACAAACAAAACGTTCCAGAGGCTTTGGCTTTGTGACTTACTCCTGTGTGGAGGAGGTGGATGCTGCCATGAGCGCTCGACCACATAAGGTTGATGGACGCGTGGTTGAACCAAAGAGAGCAGTTTCAAGGGAG GATTCTGTAAAGCCTGGGGCACacctcacagtaaagaaaatatttgttggTGGAATTAAAGAAGATAcagaagaatataatttaaGGGAGTACTTTGAAAAATATGGCAAGATTGAAACCATAGAGGTCATGGAAGACAGGCAGAGTGGAAAGAAGAGAGGCTTCGCTTTTGTAACTTTTGATGATCATGATACAGTTGATAAAATTGTTG TTCAGAAATACCACACTATAAATGGACACAACTGTGAAGTGAAAAAAGCACTCTCAAAACAAGAGATGCAGACTGCTAGCTCTCAGAGAG tgaaatattttgtaggTCGTGGGGGTGGCTCAGGCAACTTCATGGGCCGTGGAAACTTCGGAGGCGGTGGAGGGAATTTTGGCCGAGGAGGAAACTTTGGTGGCAGAG GTGGTAACTATGGAGGTGGTCCTGGCTATGGCAGCAGAGGAGGTTATGGTGGTGGTGGAGGACCAGGATATGGAAACCCAGGTGGTGGATAcggaggtggaggaggaggataTGATGGCTACAATGAAGGAGGAAATTTTGGTGGTG GTAATTACGGTGGAAGCGGAAACTACAATGATTTTGGCAATTACAGTGGACAACAGCAGTCTAACTATGGTCCCATGAAAGGTGGTGGCAGTTTTGGTGGCAGAAGTTCAGGCAGTCCCTATGGTG
- the HNRNPA3 gene encoding heterogeneous nuclear ribonucleoprotein A3 isoform X8, translating to MFPRSKRKAELEYPSKMAAIKEEREVEDYKRKGRRSSQQKYRRLNKGHEPKEPEQLRKLFIGGLSFETTDDSLREHFEKWGTLTDCVVMRDPQTKRSRGFGFVTYSCVEEVDAAMSARPHKVDGRVVEPKRAVSREDSVKPGAHLTVKKIFVGGIKEDTEEYNLREYFEKYGKIETIEVMEDRQSGKKRGFAFVTFDDHDTVDKIVVQKYHTINGHNCEVKKALSKQEMQTASSQRGRGGGSGNFMGRGNFGGGGGNFGRGGNFGGRGGNYGGGPGYGSRGGYGGGGGPGYGNPGGGYGGGGGGYDGYNEGGNFGGGNYGGSGNYNDFGNYSGQQQSNYGPMKGGGSFGGRSSGSPYGGGYGSGSGSGGYGGRRF from the exons AT GTTTCCTAGATCTAAAAGAAAGGCTGAGTTAGAGTACCCTTCCAAAATGGCTGCTATtaaggaagagagagaagtgGAAGACTACAAGAGGAAAGGAAGACGATCCTCACAG CAGAAATACCGTAGACTGAATAAG GGCCATGAGCCAAAGGAGCCAGAGCAGTTGAGAAAGCTGTTCATTGGAGGTCTGAGCTTTGAAACAACAGATGATAGCTTGAGAGAGCACTTTGAAAAATGGGGCACACTCACGGACTGTGTG GTGATGAGAGACCCACAAACAAAACGTTCCAGAGGCTTTGGCTTTGTGACTTACTCCTGTGTGGAGGAGGTGGATGCTGCCATGAGCGCTCGACCACATAAGGTTGATGGACGCGTGGTTGAACCAAAGAGAGCAGTTTCAAGGGAG GATTCTGTAAAGCCTGGGGCACacctcacagtaaagaaaatatttgttggTGGAATTAAAGAAGATAcagaagaatataatttaaGGGAGTACTTTGAAAAATATGGCAAGATTGAAACCATAGAGGTCATGGAAGACAGGCAGAGTGGAAAGAAGAGAGGCTTCGCTTTTGTAACTTTTGATGATCATGATACAGTTGATAAAATTGTTG TTCAGAAATACCACACTATAAATGGACACAACTGTGAAGTGAAAAAAGCACTCTCAAAACAAGAGATGCAGACTGCTAGCTCTCAGAGAG gTCGTGGGGGTGGCTCAGGCAACTTCATGGGCCGTGGAAACTTCGGAGGCGGTGGAGGGAATTTTGGCCGAGGAGGAAACTTTGGTGGCAGAG GTGGTAACTATGGAGGTGGTCCTGGCTATGGCAGCAGAGGAGGTTATGGTGGTGGTGGAGGACCAGGATATGGAAACCCAGGTGGTGGATAcggaggtggaggaggaggataTGATGGCTACAATGAAGGAGGAAATTTTGGTGGTG GTAATTACGGTGGAAGCGGAAACTACAATGATTTTGGCAATTACAGTGGACAACAGCAGTCTAACTATGGTCCCATGAAAGGTGGTGGCAGTTTTGGTGGCAGAAGTTCAGGCAGTCCCTATGGTG
- the HNRNPA3 gene encoding heterogeneous nuclear ribonucleoprotein A3 isoform X4 → MFPRSKRKAELEYPSKMAAIKEEREVEDYKRKGRRSSQGHEPKEPEQLRKLFIGGLSFETTDDSLREHFEKWGTLTDCVVMRDPQTKRSRGFGFVTYSCVEEVDAAMSARPHKVDGRVVEPKRAVSREDSVKPGAHLTVKKIFVGGIKEDTEEYNLREYFEKYGKIETIEVMEDRQSGKKRGFAFVTFDDHDTVDKIVVQKYHTINGHNCEVKKALSKQEMQTASSQRVKYFVGRGGGSGNFMGRGNFGGGGGNFGRGGNFGGRGGYGGGGGGGGSRGSFGGGDGYNGFGDGGNYGGGPGYGSRGGYGGGGGPGYGNPGGGYGGGGGGYDGYNEGGNFGGGNYGGSGNYNDFGNYSGQQQSNYGPMKGGGSFGGRSSGSPYGGGYGSGSGSGGYGGRRF, encoded by the exons AT GTTTCCTAGATCTAAAAGAAAGGCTGAGTTAGAGTACCCTTCCAAAATGGCTGCTATtaaggaagagagagaagtgGAAGACTACAAGAGGAAAGGAAGACGATCCTCACAG GGCCATGAGCCAAAGGAGCCAGAGCAGTTGAGAAAGCTGTTCATTGGAGGTCTGAGCTTTGAAACAACAGATGATAGCTTGAGAGAGCACTTTGAAAAATGGGGCACACTCACGGACTGTGTG GTGATGAGAGACCCACAAACAAAACGTTCCAGAGGCTTTGGCTTTGTGACTTACTCCTGTGTGGAGGAGGTGGATGCTGCCATGAGCGCTCGACCACATAAGGTTGATGGACGCGTGGTTGAACCAAAGAGAGCAGTTTCAAGGGAG GATTCTGTAAAGCCTGGGGCACacctcacagtaaagaaaatatttgttggTGGAATTAAAGAAGATAcagaagaatataatttaaGGGAGTACTTTGAAAAATATGGCAAGATTGAAACCATAGAGGTCATGGAAGACAGGCAGAGTGGAAAGAAGAGAGGCTTCGCTTTTGTAACTTTTGATGATCATGATACAGTTGATAAAATTGTTG TTCAGAAATACCACACTATAAATGGACACAACTGTGAAGTGAAAAAAGCACTCTCAAAACAAGAGATGCAGACTGCTAGCTCTCAGAGAG tgaaatattttgtaggTCGTGGGGGTGGCTCAGGCAACTTCATGGGCCGTGGAAACTTCGGAGGCGGTGGAGGGAATTTTGGCCGAGGAGGAAACTTTGGTGGCAGAG GAGGCTATGGGGGTGGTGGTGGCGGtggtgggagcagaggaagcTTTGGGGGTGGTGACGGATACAATGGATTTGGTGATG GTGGTAACTATGGAGGTGGTCCTGGCTATGGCAGCAGAGGAGGTTATGGTGGTGGTGGAGGACCAGGATATGGAAACCCAGGTGGTGGATAcggaggtggaggaggaggataTGATGGCTACAATGAAGGAGGAAATTTTGGTGGTG GTAATTACGGTGGAAGCGGAAACTACAATGATTTTGGCAATTACAGTGGACAACAGCAGTCTAACTATGGTCCCATGAAAGGTGGTGGCAGTTTTGGTGGCAGAAGTTCAGGCAGTCCCTATGGTG
- the HNRNPA3 gene encoding heterogeneous nuclear ribonucleoprotein A3 isoform X2, translating to MFPRSKRKAELEYPSKMAAIKEEREVEDYKRKGRRSSQKYRRLNKGHEPKEPEQLRKLFIGGLSFETTDDSLREHFEKWGTLTDCVVMRDPQTKRSRGFGFVTYSCVEEVDAAMSARPHKVDGRVVEPKRAVSREDSVKPGAHLTVKKIFVGGIKEDTEEYNLREYFEKYGKIETIEVMEDRQSGKKRGFAFVTFDDHDTVDKIVVQKYHTINGHNCEVKKALSKQEMQTASSQRVKYFVGRGGGSGNFMGRGNFGGGGGNFGRGGNFGGRGGYGGGGGGGGSRGSFGGGDGYNGFGDGGNYGGGPGYGSRGGYGGGGGPGYGNPGGGYGGGGGGYDGYNEGGNFGGGNYGGSGNYNDFGNYSGQQQSNYGPMKGGGSFGGRSSGSPYGGGYGSGSGSGGYGGRRF from the exons AT GTTTCCTAGATCTAAAAGAAAGGCTGAGTTAGAGTACCCTTCCAAAATGGCTGCTATtaaggaagagagagaagtgGAAGACTACAAGAGGAAAGGAAGACGATCCTCACAG AAATACCGTAGACTGAATAAG GGCCATGAGCCAAAGGAGCCAGAGCAGTTGAGAAAGCTGTTCATTGGAGGTCTGAGCTTTGAAACAACAGATGATAGCTTGAGAGAGCACTTTGAAAAATGGGGCACACTCACGGACTGTGTG GTGATGAGAGACCCACAAACAAAACGTTCCAGAGGCTTTGGCTTTGTGACTTACTCCTGTGTGGAGGAGGTGGATGCTGCCATGAGCGCTCGACCACATAAGGTTGATGGACGCGTGGTTGAACCAAAGAGAGCAGTTTCAAGGGAG GATTCTGTAAAGCCTGGGGCACacctcacagtaaagaaaatatttgttggTGGAATTAAAGAAGATAcagaagaatataatttaaGGGAGTACTTTGAAAAATATGGCAAGATTGAAACCATAGAGGTCATGGAAGACAGGCAGAGTGGAAAGAAGAGAGGCTTCGCTTTTGTAACTTTTGATGATCATGATACAGTTGATAAAATTGTTG TTCAGAAATACCACACTATAAATGGACACAACTGTGAAGTGAAAAAAGCACTCTCAAAACAAGAGATGCAGACTGCTAGCTCTCAGAGAG tgaaatattttgtaggTCGTGGGGGTGGCTCAGGCAACTTCATGGGCCGTGGAAACTTCGGAGGCGGTGGAGGGAATTTTGGCCGAGGAGGAAACTTTGGTGGCAGAG GAGGCTATGGGGGTGGTGGTGGCGGtggtgggagcagaggaagcTTTGGGGGTGGTGACGGATACAATGGATTTGGTGATG GTGGTAACTATGGAGGTGGTCCTGGCTATGGCAGCAGAGGAGGTTATGGTGGTGGTGGAGGACCAGGATATGGAAACCCAGGTGGTGGATAcggaggtggaggaggaggataTGATGGCTACAATGAAGGAGGAAATTTTGGTGGTG GTAATTACGGTGGAAGCGGAAACTACAATGATTTTGGCAATTACAGTGGACAACAGCAGTCTAACTATGGTCCCATGAAAGGTGGTGGCAGTTTTGGTGGCAGAAGTTCAGGCAGTCCCTATGGTG
- the HNRNPA3 gene encoding heterogeneous nuclear ribonucleoprotein A3 isoform X3 has translation MFPRSKRKAELEYPSKMAAIKEEREVEDYKRKGRRSSQQKYRRLNKGHEPKEPEQLRKLFIGGLSFETTDDSLREHFEKWGTLTDCVVMRDPQTKRSRGFGFVTYSCVEEVDAAMSARPHKVDGRVVEPKRAVSREDSVKPGAHLTVKKIFVGGIKEDTEEYNLREYFEKYGKIETIEVMEDRQSGKKRGFAFVTFDDHDTVDKIVVQKYHTINGHNCEVKKALSKQEMQTASSQRGRGGGSGNFMGRGNFGGGGGNFGRGGNFGGRGGYGGGGGGGGSRGSFGGGDGYNGFGDGGNYGGGPGYGSRGGYGGGGGPGYGNPGGGYGGGGGGYDGYNEGGNFGGGNYGGSGNYNDFGNYSGQQQSNYGPMKGGGSFGGRSSGSPYGGGYGSGSGSGGYGGRRF, from the exons AT GTTTCCTAGATCTAAAAGAAAGGCTGAGTTAGAGTACCCTTCCAAAATGGCTGCTATtaaggaagagagagaagtgGAAGACTACAAGAGGAAAGGAAGACGATCCTCACAG CAGAAATACCGTAGACTGAATAAG GGCCATGAGCCAAAGGAGCCAGAGCAGTTGAGAAAGCTGTTCATTGGAGGTCTGAGCTTTGAAACAACAGATGATAGCTTGAGAGAGCACTTTGAAAAATGGGGCACACTCACGGACTGTGTG GTGATGAGAGACCCACAAACAAAACGTTCCAGAGGCTTTGGCTTTGTGACTTACTCCTGTGTGGAGGAGGTGGATGCTGCCATGAGCGCTCGACCACATAAGGTTGATGGACGCGTGGTTGAACCAAAGAGAGCAGTTTCAAGGGAG GATTCTGTAAAGCCTGGGGCACacctcacagtaaagaaaatatttgttggTGGAATTAAAGAAGATAcagaagaatataatttaaGGGAGTACTTTGAAAAATATGGCAAGATTGAAACCATAGAGGTCATGGAAGACAGGCAGAGTGGAAAGAAGAGAGGCTTCGCTTTTGTAACTTTTGATGATCATGATACAGTTGATAAAATTGTTG TTCAGAAATACCACACTATAAATGGACACAACTGTGAAGTGAAAAAAGCACTCTCAAAACAAGAGATGCAGACTGCTAGCTCTCAGAGAG gTCGTGGGGGTGGCTCAGGCAACTTCATGGGCCGTGGAAACTTCGGAGGCGGTGGAGGGAATTTTGGCCGAGGAGGAAACTTTGGTGGCAGAG GAGGCTATGGGGGTGGTGGTGGCGGtggtgggagcagaggaagcTTTGGGGGTGGTGACGGATACAATGGATTTGGTGATG GTGGTAACTATGGAGGTGGTCCTGGCTATGGCAGCAGAGGAGGTTATGGTGGTGGTGGAGGACCAGGATATGGAAACCCAGGTGGTGGATAcggaggtggaggaggaggataTGATGGCTACAATGAAGGAGGAAATTTTGGTGGTG GTAATTACGGTGGAAGCGGAAACTACAATGATTTTGGCAATTACAGTGGACAACAGCAGTCTAACTATGGTCCCATGAAAGGTGGTGGCAGTTTTGGTGGCAGAAGTTCAGGCAGTCCCTATGGTG
- the HNRNPA3 gene encoding heterogeneous nuclear ribonucleoprotein A3 isoform X5 gives MAAIKEEREVEDYKRKGRRSSQQKYRRLNKGHEPKEPEQLRKLFIGGLSFETTDDSLREHFEKWGTLTDCVVMRDPQTKRSRGFGFVTYSCVEEVDAAMSARPHKVDGRVVEPKRAVSREDSVKPGAHLTVKKIFVGGIKEDTEEYNLREYFEKYGKIETIEVMEDRQSGKKRGFAFVTFDDHDTVDKIVVQKYHTINGHNCEVKKALSKQEMQTASSQRVKYFVGRGGGSGNFMGRGNFGGGGGNFGRGGNFGGRGGYGGGGGGGGSRGSFGGGDGYNGFGDGGNYGGGPGYGSRGGYGGGGGPGYGNPGGGYGGGGGGYDGYNEGGNFGGGNYGGSGNYNDFGNYSGQQQSNYGPMKGGGSFGGRSSGSPYGGGYGSGSGSGGYGGRRF, from the exons ATGGCTGCTATtaaggaagagagagaagtgGAAGACTACAAGAGGAAAGGAAGACGATCCTCACAG CAGAAATACCGTAGACTGAATAAG GGCCATGAGCCAAAGGAGCCAGAGCAGTTGAGAAAGCTGTTCATTGGAGGTCTGAGCTTTGAAACAACAGATGATAGCTTGAGAGAGCACTTTGAAAAATGGGGCACACTCACGGACTGTGTG GTGATGAGAGACCCACAAACAAAACGTTCCAGAGGCTTTGGCTTTGTGACTTACTCCTGTGTGGAGGAGGTGGATGCTGCCATGAGCGCTCGACCACATAAGGTTGATGGACGCGTGGTTGAACCAAAGAGAGCAGTTTCAAGGGAG GATTCTGTAAAGCCTGGGGCACacctcacagtaaagaaaatatttgttggTGGAATTAAAGAAGATAcagaagaatataatttaaGGGAGTACTTTGAAAAATATGGCAAGATTGAAACCATAGAGGTCATGGAAGACAGGCAGAGTGGAAAGAAGAGAGGCTTCGCTTTTGTAACTTTTGATGATCATGATACAGTTGATAAAATTGTTG TTCAGAAATACCACACTATAAATGGACACAACTGTGAAGTGAAAAAAGCACTCTCAAAACAAGAGATGCAGACTGCTAGCTCTCAGAGAG tgaaatattttgtaggTCGTGGGGGTGGCTCAGGCAACTTCATGGGCCGTGGAAACTTCGGAGGCGGTGGAGGGAATTTTGGCCGAGGAGGAAACTTTGGTGGCAGAG GAGGCTATGGGGGTGGTGGTGGCGGtggtgggagcagaggaagcTTTGGGGGTGGTGACGGATACAATGGATTTGGTGATG GTGGTAACTATGGAGGTGGTCCTGGCTATGGCAGCAGAGGAGGTTATGGTGGTGGTGGAGGACCAGGATATGGAAACCCAGGTGGTGGATAcggaggtggaggaggaggataTGATGGCTACAATGAAGGAGGAAATTTTGGTGGTG GTAATTACGGTGGAAGCGGAAACTACAATGATTTTGGCAATTACAGTGGACAACAGCAGTCTAACTATGGTCCCATGAAAGGTGGTGGCAGTTTTGGTGGCAGAAGTTCAGGCAGTCCCTATGGTG
- the HNRNPA3 gene encoding heterogeneous nuclear ribonucleoprotein A3 isoform X1, protein MFPRSKRKAELEYPSKMAAIKEEREVEDYKRKGRRSSQQKYRRLNKGHEPKEPEQLRKLFIGGLSFETTDDSLREHFEKWGTLTDCVVMRDPQTKRSRGFGFVTYSCVEEVDAAMSARPHKVDGRVVEPKRAVSREDSVKPGAHLTVKKIFVGGIKEDTEEYNLREYFEKYGKIETIEVMEDRQSGKKRGFAFVTFDDHDTVDKIVVQKYHTINGHNCEVKKALSKQEMQTASSQRVKYFVGRGGGSGNFMGRGNFGGGGGNFGRGGNFGGRGGYGGGGGGGGSRGSFGGGDGYNGFGDGGNYGGGPGYGSRGGYGGGGGPGYGNPGGGYGGGGGGYDGYNEGGNFGGGNYGGSGNYNDFGNYSGQQQSNYGPMKGGGSFGGRSSGSPYGGGYGSGSGSGGYGGRRF, encoded by the exons AT GTTTCCTAGATCTAAAAGAAAGGCTGAGTTAGAGTACCCTTCCAAAATGGCTGCTATtaaggaagagagagaagtgGAAGACTACAAGAGGAAAGGAAGACGATCCTCACAG CAGAAATACCGTAGACTGAATAAG GGCCATGAGCCAAAGGAGCCAGAGCAGTTGAGAAAGCTGTTCATTGGAGGTCTGAGCTTTGAAACAACAGATGATAGCTTGAGAGAGCACTTTGAAAAATGGGGCACACTCACGGACTGTGTG GTGATGAGAGACCCACAAACAAAACGTTCCAGAGGCTTTGGCTTTGTGACTTACTCCTGTGTGGAGGAGGTGGATGCTGCCATGAGCGCTCGACCACATAAGGTTGATGGACGCGTGGTTGAACCAAAGAGAGCAGTTTCAAGGGAG GATTCTGTAAAGCCTGGGGCACacctcacagtaaagaaaatatttgttggTGGAATTAAAGAAGATAcagaagaatataatttaaGGGAGTACTTTGAAAAATATGGCAAGATTGAAACCATAGAGGTCATGGAAGACAGGCAGAGTGGAAAGAAGAGAGGCTTCGCTTTTGTAACTTTTGATGATCATGATACAGTTGATAAAATTGTTG TTCAGAAATACCACACTATAAATGGACACAACTGTGAAGTGAAAAAAGCACTCTCAAAACAAGAGATGCAGACTGCTAGCTCTCAGAGAG tgaaatattttgtaggTCGTGGGGGTGGCTCAGGCAACTTCATGGGCCGTGGAAACTTCGGAGGCGGTGGAGGGAATTTTGGCCGAGGAGGAAACTTTGGTGGCAGAG GAGGCTATGGGGGTGGTGGTGGCGGtggtgggagcagaggaagcTTTGGGGGTGGTGACGGATACAATGGATTTGGTGATG GTGGTAACTATGGAGGTGGTCCTGGCTATGGCAGCAGAGGAGGTTATGGTGGTGGTGGAGGACCAGGATATGGAAACCCAGGTGGTGGATAcggaggtggaggaggaggataTGATGGCTACAATGAAGGAGGAAATTTTGGTGGTG GTAATTACGGTGGAAGCGGAAACTACAATGATTTTGGCAATTACAGTGGACAACAGCAGTCTAACTATGGTCCCATGAAAGGTGGTGGCAGTTTTGGTGGCAGAAGTTCAGGCAGTCCCTATGGTG
- the HNRNPA3 gene encoding heterogeneous nuclear ribonucleoprotein A3 isoform X6 — protein MAAIKEEREVEDYKRKGRRSSQGHEPKEPEQLRKLFIGGLSFETTDDSLREHFEKWGTLTDCVVMRDPQTKRSRGFGFVTYSCVEEVDAAMSARPHKVDGRVVEPKRAVSREDSVKPGAHLTVKKIFVGGIKEDTEEYNLREYFEKYGKIETIEVMEDRQSGKKRGFAFVTFDDHDTVDKIVVQKYHTINGHNCEVKKALSKQEMQTASSQRVKYFVGRGGGSGNFMGRGNFGGGGGNFGRGGNFGGRGGYGGGGGGGGSRGSFGGGDGYNGFGDGGNYGGGPGYGSRGGYGGGGGPGYGNPGGGYGGGGGGYDGYNEGGNFGGGNYGGSGNYNDFGNYSGQQQSNYGPMKGGGSFGGRSSGSPYGGGYGSGSGSGGYGGRRF, from the exons ATGGCTGCTATtaaggaagagagagaagtgGAAGACTACAAGAGGAAAGGAAGACGATCCTCACAG GGCCATGAGCCAAAGGAGCCAGAGCAGTTGAGAAAGCTGTTCATTGGAGGTCTGAGCTTTGAAACAACAGATGATAGCTTGAGAGAGCACTTTGAAAAATGGGGCACACTCACGGACTGTGTG GTGATGAGAGACCCACAAACAAAACGTTCCAGAGGCTTTGGCTTTGTGACTTACTCCTGTGTGGAGGAGGTGGATGCTGCCATGAGCGCTCGACCACATAAGGTTGATGGACGCGTGGTTGAACCAAAGAGAGCAGTTTCAAGGGAG GATTCTGTAAAGCCTGGGGCACacctcacagtaaagaaaatatttgttggTGGAATTAAAGAAGATAcagaagaatataatttaaGGGAGTACTTTGAAAAATATGGCAAGATTGAAACCATAGAGGTCATGGAAGACAGGCAGAGTGGAAAGAAGAGAGGCTTCGCTTTTGTAACTTTTGATGATCATGATACAGTTGATAAAATTGTTG TTCAGAAATACCACACTATAAATGGACACAACTGTGAAGTGAAAAAAGCACTCTCAAAACAAGAGATGCAGACTGCTAGCTCTCAGAGAG tgaaatattttgtaggTCGTGGGGGTGGCTCAGGCAACTTCATGGGCCGTGGAAACTTCGGAGGCGGTGGAGGGAATTTTGGCCGAGGAGGAAACTTTGGTGGCAGAG GAGGCTATGGGGGTGGTGGTGGCGGtggtgggagcagaggaagcTTTGGGGGTGGTGACGGATACAATGGATTTGGTGATG GTGGTAACTATGGAGGTGGTCCTGGCTATGGCAGCAGAGGAGGTTATGGTGGTGGTGGAGGACCAGGATATGGAAACCCAGGTGGTGGATAcggaggtggaggaggaggataTGATGGCTACAATGAAGGAGGAAATTTTGGTGGTG GTAATTACGGTGGAAGCGGAAACTACAATGATTTTGGCAATTACAGTGGACAACAGCAGTCTAACTATGGTCCCATGAAAGGTGGTGGCAGTTTTGGTGGCAGAAGTTCAGGCAGTCCCTATGGTG